The following are encoded in a window of Syngnathoides biaculeatus isolate LvHL_M chromosome 3, ASM1980259v1, whole genome shotgun sequence genomic DNA:
- the LOC133497767 gene encoding gastrula zinc finger protein XlCGF26.1-like: protein MEQQELEPPDIKEEEEPERLQIKEEVKAKSAHVKEEKQDEGTAKFSVTGVIIKREEGNDDHCGESQIGSLLAPVSDIDNITSLSSDDDDDNNDGDDNDEQRSQGDGTFHPGNKRVKCAQCGKTFVNKSSLKTHARTHSGEKPFGCSVCDKRFTQKGQLVAHTKIHTGDKPFICSVCGKRFSRNGDLRTHKRTHTGEKPFVCSVCGKGFTKNTNLKAHKRTHTGEKPFACSTCGLRFAQKTNLTTHTKSHAGEKPFACLVCGKTFYTKTNLTAHARSHAVEKPFPCSVCDKRFSSKTNLTAHTRTHTGEKPFVCSICGKRFSRRTHLRTHARTHTGEKPFPCSVCGVTFRVRSTLVQHTRTHAGEKSFVCSFCGKGFMRKETLNTHAQTHTEENPLACSVCGERFSKTISLTTHTRSHSSEKPFVCSICGKTFTRKEKLNIHTRTHTGEKPFACSICGKTFTRKEKLNVHARTHTGEKPFACSVCGKRFCKKASLTTHTRTHGGERPFSCDVCDERFHEKHHLKKHTCAGERSSGQSRRR from the coding sequence ATGGAGCAGCAGGAGCTGGAGCCACCTGacattaaagaggaagaggagccgGAGCGCCTCCAAATTAAAGAGGAGGTGAAAGCAAAATCAGCACACGTTAAAGAAGAAAAGCAGGACGAGGGTACCGCCAAGTTTTCAGTGACTGGTGTCATTATCAAGCGTGAAGAAGGTAATGATGACCACTGTGGAGAATCCCAAATCGGCAGCCTTTTAGCTCCAGTCTCGGATATTGACAACATAACGTCACTGTcttctgatgatgatgatgataataatgatgGTGATGATAATGACGAACAGCGCTCTCAAGGTGATGGGACATTTCACCCCGGCAACAAACGAGTGAAATGTGCTCAGTGTGGCAAAACCTTTGTCAACAAGTCGTCGTTGAAAACGCACGCAAGGACGCACAGTGGAGAAAAACCCTTTGGCTGCTCTGTTTGCGATAAAAGATTCACCCAGAAGGGGCAGTTGGTGgcgcacacaaaaatacacaccgGGGACAAACCTTTTATCTGCTCGGTTTGTGGGAAAAGATTCTCCAGAAATGGAGATTTAAGGACACACAAAAGAACGCACACgggggagaaaccttttgtctGTTCGGTTTGCGGCAAAGGCTTcactaaaaacacaaatttaaaGGCACACAAAAGgacgcacactggtgagaaaccttttgcctgctcaacATGCGGTCTTCGGTTCGCCCAAAAGACAAATTTAacgacacacacaaaatcacatgctggagagaaaccttttgcgtGCTTAGTTTGTGGAAAAACATTCTACACAAAGACGAATTTAACCGCACACGCAAGATCGCATGCTGTAGAGAAACCTTTTCCGTgctcagtttgtgataaaagattctcCTCAAAGACAAATTTAACAGCACACACgcgaacacacactggagagaaaccttttgtgtGCTCAATTTGCGGCAAAAGATTCTCCCGAAGGACACATTTACGAACGCACGCAAGGacgcacactggagaaaaaccttttccctgctcagtttgcggcgTAACATTCCGCGTGCGCTCAACGTTGGTCCAGCACACGAGAACGCACGCCGGGGAGAAAAGTTTTGTTTGCTCATTTTGCGGGAAAGGATTCATGCGGAAGGAGACTTTgaacacgcacgcacaaacTCACACTGAAGAAAACCCTTTGGCCTGTTCAGTTTGCGGGGAAAGATTTTCAAAAACGATAAGCTTAACAACACACACCAGAAGTCACAGCagtgagaaaccttttgtctgctcaatttgtggtaaaACATTCACGCGAAAGGAAAAACTGAacatacacacaagaacgcacaccggggaaaaaccttttgcctgctcaatttgtggcaAAACGTTCACACGTAAGGAAAAATTGAACGTACATGCAAGAACACACACCGGGGAAAAACCTTTTGCGTGCTCGGTTTGCGGTAAAAGATTTTGCAAAAAGGCGAGTTTAACGacgcacacaagaacacacggTGGTGAGAGACCTTTTAGCTGCGATGTGTGTGATGAGAGATTTCACGAAAAGCATCATCTTAAGAAACACACGTGTGCTGGCGAGAGGAGCAGCGGTCAATCAAGGCGCAGatga
- the ctr9 gene encoding RNA polymerase-associated protein CTR9 homolog encodes MSRGSIEIPLRDTDEVIELDFDQLPEGDEVISILKQEHTQLHIWIALALEYYKQGKTEDFVKLLEAARIDGNLDYRDHEKDQMTCLDTLAAYYVQQARKEKNKDAKKELITQATLLYTMADKIIMYDQNHLLGRACFCLLEGDKMDQADAQFQFVLNQSTNNIPALLGKACISFNKKDYRGALAYYKKALRTNPGCPAEVRLGMGHCFVKLNKLEKARLAFGRALELNPKCVGALVGLAVLELNNKEADSIKNGVQLLSRAYTIDPSNPMVLNHLANHFFFKKDYSKVQHLALHAFHNTEVEAMQAESCYQLARSFHVQEDYDQAFQYYYQATQFASSTFVLPFFGLGQMYVYRRDKENAAQCFEKVLKAYPNNYETIKILGSLYATSDDQEKRDIAKGHLKKVTEQYPDDVEAWIELAQILEQTDIQGALSAYGTATRILQEKVQADVPPEILNNLGALHFRLGNLEEAKKYFLASLDRAKAEGEHDEHYYNAISVTTSYNLARLYEAMCEFHEAEKLYKNILREHPNYVDCYLRLGAMARDKGNFYEASDWFKEALQINQDHPDAWSLIGNLHLAKQEWGPGQKKFERILKQSSTQNDTYSMLALGNVWLQTLHQPTRDREKEKRHQDRALAIYKQVLRNDAKNLYAANGIGAVLAHKGYFREARDVFAQVREATADISDVWLNLAHIYVEQKQYISAVQMYENCLKKFYKHQNTEVLLYLARALFKCGKLQECKQMLLKARHVAPNDTVLMFNVALVLQRLATLVLKDEKSNLKAVLSSVKELELAHRYFSYLSKAGDKMRFDLAHAASEARQCSDLLSQAQYHVARARKQDEEEKELRAKQEQERDLLRQQLMKEQEEKKSREAEEQKKLLEQRALYVEKTRNLLTFAEGASKEKKKAGGGSGGRRKKGGDMDEFVNDDSDEELPVKKKKKRAASGSEHDEGEDGEKKARRKRKKAADISDDEEGGTQIKKQRKTKERKRIEKPQHERPPPSLKGKIKSKAIISSSESSDEDGLKIAEDRNNRDSGSGSDEDDDGDHRKRIVSESDSDAGRDRSGNEAGSPRRSPGSPRRSAGSEDDDDDDSGSDRPGKKRSAQRQSDSDRSDNESKRSASDDESRPGSPVAASEPGSDNEGSPPRSDNGSEPEGSDNDDDSD; translated from the exons ATGTCCAGGGGTTCCATCGAAATCCCACTCCGGGACACAGATGAG GTGATTGAGCTTGACTTCGACCAGCTTCCGGAAGGCGACGAGGTCATCAGTATCCTGAAGCAGGAGCACACACAGCTGCACATATGGATCGCCTTGGCC ttgGAGTATTACAAGCAGGGCAAAACCGAGGACTTTGTCAAACTCCTCGAGGCGGCGCGTATCGACGGGAACCTGGACTACAGAGACCACGAGAAGGATCAGATGACCTGTCTGGACACTCTGGCAGCCTACTACGTGCAGCAGGCGcggaaagaaaagaacaaagatGCCAAGAAAGAACTCATCACGCAGGCCACGCTGCTGTACACGATGGCAGACAAGATCATCATGTACGATCAA AACCATTTGCTGGGAAGAGCTTGTTTTTGCCTGCTGGAAGGGGACAAGATGGACCAGGCCGACGCTCAGTTCCAGTTTGTCCTCAACCAGTCCACCAACAACATCCCCGCTTTGCTTG GCAAGGCGTGCATCTCCTTCAATAAAAAGGATTACAGAGGAGCGCTGGCGTACTACAAGAAGGCTCTGCGTACAAACCCGGGCTGTCCAG CCGAGGTGCGGCTGGGTATGGGCCACTGCTTCGTCAAGCTCAACAAATTGGAGAAAGCTCGCTTGGCGTTCGGCCGCGCCCTGGAACTCAACCCCAAATGCGTGGGGGCCCTGGTGGGCTTGGCCGTGCTGGAGCTGAACAACAAGGAGGCTGACTCCATCAAGAACGGCGTGCAGCTCCTGTCGCGCGCCTACACCATCGACCCCAGCAACCCCATGGTGCTCAACCACCTCgccaaccactttttcttcaagaaG GACTACAGCAAAGTGCAGCATTTGGCCCTGCATGCTTTCCACAACACGGAAGTGGAGGCCATGCAGGCGGAGAGCTGCTACCAGTTGGCTCGATCTTTCCATGTGCAG GAGGATTACGACCAAGCCTTTCAGTATTACTACCAGGCCACGCAGTTTGCGTCGTCCACCTTCGTCTTGCCCTTCTTCGGCCTGGGGCAGATGTACGTTTACCGGAGAGACAAAGAGAATGCAGCCCAGTGctttgaaaaagttttgaagGCCTACCCGAACAACTACGAGACCATCAAAATTCTGGGCTCCCTATACGCAACATCTGACGACCAGGAAAAGCGAGACATTGCCAAG GGTCATCTAAAGAAAGTCACAGAGCAGTACCCCGACGACGTGGAGGCCTGGATCGAGCTAGCTCAGATCCTGGAGCAGACCGACATCCAAGGGGCTCTGTCGGCGTACGGCACGGCCACCCGCATCCTGCAGGAGAAGGTGCAGGCCGACGTGCCCCCAGAGATCCTCAACAACCTGGGGGCGCTCCACTTCCGGCTGGGCAATCTAGAAGAAGCCAAG AAATACTTCCTAGCGTCTCTGGATCGGGCCAAAGCCGAGGGGGAGCACGACGAGCACTACTACAACGCCATTTCCGTCACCACCTCCTACAATCTGGCACGTCTGTACGAGGCTATGTGCGAGTTCCACGAGGCGGAGAAGCTCTACAAGAACATCCTGAGAGAGCATCCCAACTACGTCGACT GTTATTTGCGACTCGGTGCGATGGCACGTGACAAAGGCAATTTCTACGAAGCTTCCGATTGGTTCAAAGAGGCCCTTCAGATTAATCAG GATCACCCGGATGCCTGGTCCCTCATTGGGAACCTTCACTTGGCCAAGCAGGAGTGGGGGCCGGGTCAGAAGAAGTTTGAGCGCATTCTCAAGCAGTCGTCCACGCAGAACGACACCTACTCCATGCTGGCTCTGGGCAACGTGTGGCTGCAGACCCTCCACCAGCCCACCAGGGACAGGGAGAAG GAAAAGAGACATCAGGATCGCGCTTTGGCCATTTACAAGCAGGTCCTGCGAAATGACGCCAAGAACCTCTACGCAGCCAATGGAATCG GTGCCGTCCTGGCCCATAAGGGTTACTTCAGAGAGGCCCGGGACGTGTTCGCCCAGGTGAGGGAGGCCACGGCCGACATCAGCGACGTGTGGTTGAATCTGGCTCACATCTACGTGGAGCAGAAGCAGTACATCAGCGCTGTGCAGATG TACGAGAACTGCCTGAAGAAGTTTTACAAGCACCAGAACACGGAGGTGTTGCTCTACTTGGCGCGAGCGCTCTTCAAATGTGGGAAGCTTCAGGAGTGCAAGCAGATGCTGCTAAAG GCCCGCCACGTGGCGCCCAACGACACGGTGCTGATGTTCAACGTGGCGCTGGTGCTTCAGCGGCTCGCCACTCTGGTGCTCAAGGATGAGAAGAGCAACCTGAAGGCTGTGCTGAGCTCCGTCAAAGAGTTGGAACTCGCTCACAG GTATTTCAGTTACCTGAGCAAAGCCGGAGACAAGATGAGATTTGACCTTGCACACGCAGCGTCTGAAGCCAG GCAGTGCTCGGACCTGCTGAGCCAGGCTCAGTACCACGTGGCACGAGCCAGAAAGCAGgacgaggaggagaaggaaCTGCGGGCCAAACAAGAACAAGAGCGCGACCTCTTGCGGCAACAGTTGATGAAGGAGCAG gaggagaagaagagccGCGAGGCCGAGGAGCAGAAGAAACTGCTGGAGCAGCGAGCGCTGTATGTGGAGAAAACCAGAAACCTGCTCACCTTCGCCGAGGGGGCCtcaaaggagaagaagaaggcagGGGGGGGGAGTGGAGGACGC CGCAAGAAGGGCGGCGACATGGACGAGTTCGTCAACGACGACTCGGACGAAGAGCTGcccgtgaagaagaagaagaaaagggcgGCCAGCGGGAGCGAGCATGACGAGGGGGAGGACGGAGAGAAGAAGGCCCGCCGCAAGAGGAAGAA AGCTGCCGACATCAGCGACGACGAGGAAGGAGGAACTCAAATCAAGAAGCAGCGCAAAACCAAAGAGCGCAAGAGGATCGAAAAG CCTCAGCACGAGCGTCCTCCGCCTTCTCTCAAAGGAAAGATTAAGTCAAAGGCGATCATCTCATCCTCTGAGTCTTCAGATGAGGATGGGCTGAAGATAGCGGAGGACAG gaATAATAGAGACAGCGGGTCCGGATccgacgaggacgacgacggtGACCACAGGAAGCGGATTGTGTCCGAAAGCGACTCCGACGCCGGGAGGGACCGCTCCGGCAACGAGGCGGGCAGCCCCCGGCGCTCCCCGGGGAGCCCGCGACGCTCGGCGGGAtccgaggacgacgacgacgacgactccgGCAGCGACCGTCCGGGGAAGAAGAGGAGCGCGCAGCGGCAGTCCGACTCGGACCGCTCGGACAACGAGAGCAAGAGGTCGGCGTCGGACGACGAGTCCCGGCCCGGTTCGCCGGTCGCGGCGTCGGAACCGGGATCGGACAACGAGGGCTCTCCTCCCCGCTCTGACAACGGGTCGGAACCGGAGGGGTCCGACAATGACGATGACAGCGATTAA